A window of the Xenopus laevis strain J_2021 chromosome 9_10L, Xenopus_laevis_v10.1, whole genome shotgun sequence genome harbors these coding sequences:
- the LOC121398328 gene encoding probable DNA-directed RNA polymerase subunit delta — MALHKVDRVEDMDVDVVDEVEDMEVDVVDEVEDMEVDVVDEVEDMEVDVVDEVEDMEVDVVDEVEDMEVDVVDEVEDMDVT, encoded by the coding sequence ATGGCCCTCCATAAGGTGGACAGGGTAGAGGACATGGATGTAGacgtagtggatgaggtggaggacatggaggtggatgtagtggatgaggtggaggacatggaggtggatgtagtggatgaggtggaggacatggaggtggatgtagtggatgaggtggaggacatggaggtggatgtagtggatgaggtggaggacatggaggtggatgtagtggatgaggtaGAGGACATGGATGTGacgtag